A portion of the Megalobrama amblycephala isolate DHTTF-2021 linkage group LG23, ASM1881202v1, whole genome shotgun sequence genome contains these proteins:
- the tsc22d3 gene encoding TSC22 domain family protein 3 isoform X2, protein MSTEMFKTPMELAVYQLHNFSISFFSSFLGGDVVSVKLDNSASGASVVAIDNKIEQAMDLVKNHLMYAVREEVEILKEQIKELAEKNNQLERENSLLKNLASPEQLEKFQSRLPSDSGLPLEPQELSSPEDGDHQYNSAGSAV, encoded by the exons ATGAGCACGGAGATGTTTAAAACGCCAATGGAGCTCGCAGTCTATCAGCTGCACAATTTCTCCATCTCCTTCTTCTCATCCTTCCTTGGAGGGGATGTAGTATCGGTCAAACTAGACAACAG TGCCTCTGGCGCAAGCGTTGTGGCAATTGACAACAAGATCGAACAAGCAATG GATCTTGTCAAGAATCACTTAATGTATGCAGTCCGAGAAGAAGTGGAGATCTTGAAGGAGCAGATCAAGGAGCTGGCAGAGAAAAACAACCAGCTGGAGCGTGAGAACAGCCTGCTGAAGAACCTGGCGAGCCCAGAGCAGCTGGAGAAGTTTCAGTCACGTCTGCCCTCAGACTCCGGCCTCCCCCTGGAGCCTCAGGAGCTGAGCTCCCCCGAGGATGGCGACCACCAGTACAACAGCGCGGGATCTGCTGTATAA